The genomic region AACGCCGGGTTACTGCTAGTGCGCACCTGGTCCTCCTGGAGCGTGCTCGCGCCGTCACCCGGTACAACGTCCAAAGGCGCGGACCGGTTCCATGACAGGTAAAGCTGACTTTACTCGCATCATCATCGTCTCACGCGCCCCCTGGTCTTCGCTCTGGGTTATGAGGACGAGTCCGTTAGGGATCGAAACGTAGTCCGACAAGATCAGCTGGTTGCGCCGAATGGTCTAGACGTCAAAGTGGGGGACACCACAGCGTCACCTGCTTGCGTAGTTCTAAAGGCCGATTGCGGCTCGCCCGGCGACCCCGACAGCATGCGTGGTGACAGGCCGTAGCTACCAAGGAGCTTTCATGCCTGGCCTTAGAAATCTGCTGGTCGGGGCGCTGAGTGTGACACTCGCCGCCGGCGGCCTCGGGCTGGCGATCCCCGGTTCGGCGCTGGCCGCCGGGGAGCGCATCGGCGAGCACACACCACCACAGGAGTACCAGGGCCGCCCCAAGGGAGACGACTGGATCGGCTCCTACACCTGGCGCGGCAGGCAGGTCTGGTGCGTCCGGTTCGCCCTCGACGAGCCCGGCGACGGGATCGAGTACACCCCCAGCAAGGACGGGCTGACCACCAAGTGGAACACCCCGCTGACCGCCGAGACCAAGGCCAAGATCTCCTACCTGCTGCTGCGCTACCAGGACACCGCCTCGAAACCGGAGGCCGCCGCGCTGGCGCACCTGCTGCACAGCTGGACCTCGGGCACCAAGGACCCGAAGCTGCTGGCCAAGACGAACAACTCCGCCCGCATCGGCTACGACGTCGACTTCCACCTCAACGGCCTCTCGCCGGAGGCCCGGCAGGCGGTCACCAGGCTCCAGGCCGACGCGGACGCGCACTACGGCCCGTGGACGCTGACCGTGACCGCGCCCAAGGAGGGGCAGCTGATCGGCAAGCCGGGCAACTGGACCGTGGTGGTCAACTCGGCCAAGGGCCAGCCGGTCGCCGGGGTGCCGGTGAAGCTGAAGGCGGTGGACGCCGAGCTGGCCGGGGAAGCCGGTGACGGCGAGGTCAAGACCCCGGCCAACGGCAAGCCGCTGGTGCTCGCGGTCACCCCGAAGGGCCCCAACCCCAAGCTGGTGGCCACCGTGGAGAGCCCGAACGCCGACCCGGTGCTGCTGCTGCCGAACAAGCCCACCGCCCAGCGCGCGCTGACCACCGGCGGGCAGTCCCCGGTCTCGGCCGAGGCCACCGTGCCCGCGGTGACCCAGCCGGGCATCGTCAAGATCGGCAAGGTGGACGCGGCCAGTGGCGCGGCCATCCCCGGTGTGACGCTGCGGATCACCGCCGCGGACAAGGAAGCGCCCGCGGCGAAGCAGGACGGGTCGCCGCTGACCGGGGTGGACGGCAAGCCGCTGGTGGTCAAGACCGGCGACGACGGCCAGGTCTCGGTGGCCGACCTGCGCACCCCGCAGGAGATCTGCCTGGTCGAGCTGATCCCGGCCAAGGGCTACGAGGAGGGCTTCGACCCGAAGAAGCCGCCGACGGTCTGCGGCACGGTGGCGCCGGGCAACACCCTGGCGCTGTCGCTGACCAACAAGGCCAACGTGCCGAAGAAACCGGTGGTGCCCAGGGTGATCCCGGCCGGTGACCAGCCGGAGCGCCCGGTGGCCCAGGCCGCCACGGTCACCCAGGTGGAACCGGCGGGACTGGTCGGATTCGCCATTTTCACCCTGGTCATGGCTACGCTGGGCGTCATGGCTCTGCGTCGACGCCCGCAGCAGCGGTGACCCATGGGAAGATCGCTGTATCCCGGTGAGACCAAACGCGACAACCGCGCGCGGGTGGCCGGCCTCGGCCTGCTCGGCGTGGCCCTCGCGTGCCTGGCCGCCGGGCTCAGCGCCTCCCAGCTGACTACCACGGTCGTCGGCGAGCCGGTGGCGGTGGAGAACCCTCCGCCGTCACCGCTGCGGGCCCGCCCGCTGACCGACCTGGGCGACGCGCCGCTGATCCGCTGGGGCCAGCCCGGCGGCGGCAACCCGGCGCAGCCCACCACCACGACCACCACCCCGCCCAAACCGGGCCAGCCCAACCAGATCACCCAGCCCGCGGGCGGTCAGCGCCCCGGCACCGTCCGCCTGCCCGAGGGCGGCACCGCCACCCTGGTCCGCCGCGAGGTGGCTCCGGACGGCGTGCTCCCGGTCCCCGACGGCGTCCGCGACGCCACCTGGTGGGGCGCGGGCCTGGACGCGGCCAAGGGCGCGACCGTGCTGGCCGGGCACGTGAACTGGAAGGGCGCCACCGGCCCCTTCGCCGAGCTGTGGCGCAGTGACAAGGGCCAGAAGGTCACCGTCAAGGACGCCACCGGCAAGACCCACAACTACCGGATCACCGAGGTGCACACCGTGCACAAGGACCAGCTGCCGCAACGCGCGGAGTCGCTGTTCGCCCAGACCGGCAACCACCGCCTGGTGCTGGTGACCTGCGGCGGGGAGTGGGTCGGCGGGCAGCTGGGCTACGACGACAACCGGATCGTGGTGGCCGAGCGGGCCTGAGCCGGGTCACCGCGGTTCCGGCAGCCGCGCGCCGGTGAACAGCACGGCCGCGGCGAAGTGCGCCTCGGCGAACCCGGCCGCACCGTCGAAGCGGGTGCCGGTGAACGCGGCCGTGTCCTCGAACCTGGCCTGGTGGAACGAGGCGTCGCCGTGGAAGTGCACCTGCCGGATCCACGCGGGACCGGCGAAGCGCACCTCGGCGAACCGGCTGTCACCGCGGAAGCTCGCCCCGGTCAGCCGGGCGCAGCGGTCGAACCGGGCGCTGGTGAACCAGGCGTCATTGCGGAAGGCGGTGTTGGTGAACCAGGCGTCCTGCTCGAACCGCGCGCCGCGGAAACCGGTGTCGCCGTGGAACTCCGCGTTGCGGAAGGACGCCTCGCCGGCGAACCGCGCTGAGCGGAACACCGCCTTGTCCGCGAACACCGCCCTGGCGAACCGCGCGTTGCCGTTGAACACGGCGTGGGTGAACAGGGCGCGGCCGGTGAAGCGGGTCGCGCTGAACCGGGCGTCGCCTTCGAAGGCGGTGCCGACGAACACGGCCGCGCCCACCTCACCGCCGGAGAGGTTGAACTCGACCAGGGTGGCCCCGGACAGGTCGAGCGCGATGCCGGGCCAGAAGTTGTCGTTGGTCATCTGGCCGTCGGCGTCCCGGTCCGGGCGCAGGTGCGCGGCCAGGATGTGCTGCGCGGTCAGCCGGACCTGGCGTTCCTGCCCGGGATCGGGGTCCGCGACCGGCATCCGCAGGTAGGCGCACAGCACGTTGACGATGGTCTGCCGGTGCTCAGGGGTGCCCTGGGCCAGGCGTTCCAGCGCGTGCAGGCCGGCCAGCCGGACCGGGGCCTTGTCCGAGCCGAGTTGTTCGGCCGCCTTGGTGTACAGCTCGGTGACCCGGCGTTCGGTGGCATCGTGCCGGGTGTCGGTGGCGGCGAGGTCCTGCAGGTCCAGGGCCACCTCGGTGGTGCGCTGGCGGCGCACCGCGAGCAGCAGCGCCAGCGCGGCCGCCGTCCCGCCCGCCGCAGTCAGCGCGGTGCGGATCGCTTCCATCGCGGCCCGCTCCCGCTCGGCGTCGGTCAGGCTGGTCGCGCGCGGCCACAACGCGAAACCGGTGGCGACCCCGAGTCCGAGCACCAGCAGGACCGCTCCGCCGATCCACCACCAGCGCAGCGGGCGCAGGCGGACGGCATCCCGAGCGGACCGCCGCGTGTTGGGCATGGCCCGATCATGTCGCGGAGGGGCCCGGGTCCGGAAGACCACGGGCCCCGATCGCGGTGCGGACTCAGTTGCCGTCGGAGGTGTAGATGCCGCCCGGCGTGATGATCCACAACGAACCGTCCGGCGCGGCCTGCGCGGCGCGGGTGCGGCCCAGGTTGGTGTAGATCTTGCCGCCGGAGCCGCTCAGGTTGGTCTTGTACGTGCCGCCCTTGAGCGAGGCGATGTAGAGGCTGCCCTTGTAGTGGGCCAGGCCGCTCGGGGTCGCCGAGGAGGTCGACCAGGTCTTGACCGGGTTGGTCATGCCGGGGTTGCCGCAGGGGCCCTCGCAGGTCGACCAGCCGTAGTTCTTGCCGGCGTCGATCTTGTTCAGCTCGTCGACCTTGCTGGCGCCGATGTCGGTGGCGTAGAGCTGGGCGCCGACCCAGGTCAGGCCCTGCACGTTGCGGTGCCCGTAGGAGTAGACCCGGCTGTTGAACGGGTTGCCCGGCGCGGCCGCGCCGTCCTTGGTGATGCGGAGGATCTTGCCGCCGAGGGAGTTCTTGTTCTGGCCGTTGGCGCTGTTCTGGCCGTCGCCGGTGCCCGCGTAGAGGAAGCCGTCCGGCCCGAAGGCGATCCGGCCGCCGTGGTGGAAGGAGGAACCGCGCGGGATGCCGGTCACGATCGGCTGCGGGGCCTGGCCCAGCTTGAGCTTGGCGATCCGGTTGTCGCTGCCGGTGGTGTAGTAGATGAAGACCAGCTGGTCCGCGGCGTAGGTCGGGGAGACCGCGATGCCGAGCAGCCCGGCCTCCTTGGTGACGCTGACCCCCGGGATGGTCTGCACGTCCGAGACCTTGCCGGCCTTGTCGATCTTGCGGATCTTCTTGCTGTCCTTCTCGGTGAACAGGGCGGTGCCATCGGGCAGCCAGTCCACGGCCCACGCCTGGTTGAGCCCGGAGGCGATCTGCTTGATCGCCATGGGCGAGGCCTCGGACGCGGTGGCCATCGGTGCGGCGAACGCGGCGGTGGCGGTCGCGGCGGCGACCACAGCTCCGATGACTGTTCTCCGTCGAGCGTGCATCGTGCCCCTCCTGATCATGCCGGTGGAGTGCGGGAACGGCGGCGGGATGGCGGCGGCACAGGGTCGGATGTAACCGTTTGCAGTTTGGCCGACCCTACCCAAGGCAAGCGCTTACCGCTAGGCCTGTCAACGCCGTCTGGAAAGTTCCCTGAAAAATACGAACGGCGTCTGGCGGCCGGGCGAAAAACGTGTCTAGCGTGGTGTCGCTCGCCATGAGCGATGGAGAGGGCGGTTCGGCGGCGGACCGCCCGTGATCCGAGGAGTGAGCGTTATGGAAACTCGTGAAGTGTGGACCCGTCCGGAATTCACCGAGTACGACACGCCCATGGAGGTCACCGCGTACGCGGCCCGCATGGACTGATGCTCATCCAGGGTGGGAGCCGCGGCCCTGTGGCTCCCACCCGCCTCCGCCGCCGCCAGCACTGTCGGAGCTCCCCCGAAAGGTAGTGCGGAGATGGCTGCCAGCCAGGATGTGTTGTCGCGCGAGGACTTCCTCGCCGCGTTGCGGGGTCTGTCCCACCGCTACTGGGGAACCCACCCCTTCCACCAGCGGATGCACGCCGGTGAGCTGAGCGAGCACGAGCTGCGCACCTGGGCGGCCAACCGCTGGTACTACCAGTGCATGCTGCCGCAGAAGGACGCGGCGATCATCAGCAACTGCCCGCTGCCCGAGGTCCGGCGGCACTGGCTGGACCGGATCGTCTACCACGACGGCAGGACCGAGGGCGAGGGCGGCGCGGAGAGTTGGCTGCGGCTGTGCCAGGCGGTCGGCCTCAGCCGCGAGGAAGTGCTGGACCAGCGGCACGTCGCGCCGGGCACCCGGTTCGCGGTGGACGCCTACGTCACCTTCGCCCGGCAGCAGCCCTGGATCATCGGGATCGCCTCCGGGCTGACCGAGATGTTCGCCGGACACCTGATGCGCCAACGGGTTGCCGATGTGCTGGCCAACTACGCGTGGATCAGGCGGGAGGACCTCGCCTACTTCACCACCCGCATCGACAAGGTCGCAGGCGAAGGCAAGGAGACCGTGGACCTGGTGCTGGAGCACTGCGTCACCCGGGAGCTCCAGGACGCCGCGGTGGCCGCGCTGAGCTTCAAGTGCGACGTGCTGTGGTCCATGCTGGACTCGATCGAGCGTGCCGCGGCGAAGGGATAGCCGGATGAGCGAGATCACCGGAACCACCCGGCCGCGGCTGCGCCGAGGGGTGCGGCTGAGCTACGACAAGGTCCGCGAGACGCACGTGCTGCTCTTCCCCGAGGGCGTGCTGGTGCCCAACCCGACCGCGGCCGCGGTGCTCTCGCACTGCGACGGGGTCAACGACGTCGACGCCGTGGTGAAGCTGCTTTCCGAGCGCTACCAAGGGGTTTCCGTCTCCGATGTGGCCGAGCTGCTGATCGCGCTGCGGGAGCGGCGGATCGTGGAGCTGGAGGTGCCGGATGCCTGAGGCCGAGCCGCCGCTGGGCATGCTCGCCGAGCTGACCCACCGCTGCCCGCTGCACTGCCCCTACTGCTCCAACCCGCTGGAGCTGATCGCCAAGAACAACGAGCTGAGCACCGAGCAGTGGCGTTCGGTGCTCACCCAGGCCCGCGAGCTCGGCGTGCTCCAGGTGCACATGTCCGGCGGCGAACCCCTTGCCCGCCACGACCTCCGCGAGTTGGTGGAGCACGCGAGCGAGCTCGGCTGCTACGTGAACCTGGTGACCAGCGGGCTCGGCCTGACCGAGCCGGTGCTGCGCGAGTTGGCCGACCGGGGACTGGCGCACGTGCAACTGTCCATTCAGGACTCGGACCCGGTGCGGGGCAACCAGGTCGCGGGCGCCCGCGCGCACGACCGGAAGCTGGCCGCGGCCGAGGTGGTGCGCAAAGTTGGCCTGCCGCTGACCGGGAACGTGGTGCTCACCCGGCTCAACCACGACCGGATCGGCGAGATCATCGCCATGGCCGAGGCCATGGGCGTGGACCGGCTGGAGCTGGCCAACACCCAGTACTACGGCTGGGCGCTGAAGAACCGGGCGCAGCTGATGCCGACCAGGGCACAGCTGGCCACCGCGGAGCCGATCGTGCGCGCGGCGACCAAGCGGCTGGCCGGACGGATGCAGGTGGTCTACGTGGTGGCCGACTACTACGAGGACTACCCGAAACCGTGCATGCACGGCTGGGGCGCGCGGCAGCTGACCGTGGCGCCCAACGGCGATGTGCTGCCCTGCCCCGCGGCCACCGCGATCAGCACGCTCGAGCTGGAGAACGTGAAGGACCGGCCGCTGGCCGAGATCTGGTACCAGGGCGAGTCCTTCAACGCCTACCGCGGCACCGACTGGATGAGCGAGACCTGCCGGGCCTGCCCGCGCAAGGAGACCGACTTCGGCGGCTGCCGCTGCCAGGCGTTCCTGCTCACCGGCGACGCCGCGGCCACCGACCCGGTGTGCTCCCGCTCGCCGGACCGGCCGATCATCGACACCATCCTGGCCCGCCACCACGAGGCCGCCGAGCCGCTGGACGCGCCGCTGGCGATGCGCTGGCTCGCCACCGAACGAGGAGCGCGATGAGGGTTCTGCTGCTGGGCACGGCGGCAGGCGGCGGTTTCCCGCAGTGGAACTGCGCCTGCCGGATGTGCGCCGCCGGCCGGGACGGCCAGCTGGCCCACCGCAGCCAGGACGGCATCGCGGTCAGCGCCACCGGCGAGCGCTGGTTCCTGGTCAACGCCAGCCCGGACATCCGCGCACAACTGTTGGCGCACAACCAGTTCCGCCCCAAGCCACCGAGGGACACCCCGCTGCGCGGCGTGCTGCTCACCGACGCGGAGCTGGACCACTCGCTTGGCCTGATGCTGCTGCGCGAGGGCGACGACCTGGACGTCTGGGCCCCTGCGGCGGTGCTGCACGGGCTGACCGAGGACTTCGGGCTGCGCGGGGTGCTGGCGCACTACCGGAGCTGGTCCTGGCACACCGTCGAGCCCGGCACCGCCTTCACCCTCGGCGGCGAGCTGGCGGTGACCGCGTTCCCGGTCAGTGGCAAGCGACCCCGGTACGCCACAGAGTCCACAATGGACGGTCCGTGGGTGGTGGCCTACCGGATCACCGACCCGGCCACCGGCGGCGCGCTGGTCTACGCGCCCTGCCTGCGCGAGTGGCCCGAGGGCTTCGACGAGTTCGTCGGCGACGCCGACTGCGTGATCATCGACGGCACCTTCCACTCCGCCGCGGAGATGTCCGGGGCCACCGGGAAGAAGGCGGACGCGGACCAGAAGTCCATGGGGCACATCCCGATCGCCGGTCCGGGCGGCGGCCTGGACGTGTTGTCCCGCTTCCCCAGCAAGCGCCGGATCCTGACCCACCTGAACAACACCAACCCGGTGCTGGACCCGGACTCACCGGAACACGCCGAGGTGCTGGCCGCCGGGGTGTCCGCACCACCGGACGGCACCGAGCTCGAGCTCTAGGACGCGGCCAGCAGGGCATCAGCCTGCGCGCTGCGCTGGTAGAGCACGAACCGGCCGTCCCGGCGCGCGGTGACCAGGCCGGTCCGGCGCAGCGCGCCCAGGTGGTAGGACACCGTGGCCGCGGCCAGCTCGTGCCGGTGGGCCAGCTCCGCGGTGGAGCGGGGCGCGTCCAGGTCGGCCAGCAGCGCGGCCCTGGTCGCGCCGACCACCCTGGCCAGCTCGGCCGGGTCCCGCCTGCCGCGCAGGCCGATCCTGGCGGCCGGGTAGTAGAGGGCGACCTGCCGCTTGTCGTCGCACTGGAGCATGAACTTCGGCCAGCTGAGCACCGAGGGGACCAGCACGATCGCCTGCCCGGACAGGTCGAGGTCCACCGAGTAGGGCTTGTCCACGGTCACCGCCGAGCCGGTCCAGTGGCACTTCGGGTCCAGCGTGCTCAGCAGGGTGCCGACCCCTCGGGTGGCCAGCGTCCTGGCCCGGTCGTTGAGATCGGCCTCGGCCAGCGCCTCGATCCGGTCCCAGCCCTCGGCCAGCGCCAGCCGCCAGAAGGTCTCGATCCCCTCGGCCAGCCGCCCGGCCAGCGTGCCAGCCTCGGCCAGCCGCCGCACCCTGGCCGAGACCGGCCGGCCCCAGTGGTCCTCGGCGTACCGCAGCTGGGTGTGCACCACTTCCGCCGAACTGCCCGCGAGGTCGGCCAGCTGGGCCTGGAACACCTCGGCAGGCGCGCCCGGCCGGGGCTGCGGGGTGAGCAGGTCCGGCGTGTAGTGGTTGCCCTCCGGCGCGAGCAGGTCGGTGACCAGGTCGACCTCGGCCGCGCCGAGCGCGTCCCTGGCCAGCGCGCCGGTGTCGCCGAAGACCGGGTGCCTGCCACCGCGCGCGGCCAGGTTCAGCCACCAGACCGCTTCCATGATCGGTGAGTGCGACAGCCGGATGTTCGCCACCGTCACGGCGTCGCAGCGCAGCAGCATCACCGGCCGAACATAGCGCGGATTCGAGCGGGTTCGAATGAGTTCCACTGGCGGCCGGGAGGCGCTTTGCTGGTCGTGGCCGGGGAATCCAGTTCTGGGGGACGGGATTCCCCGGCCACTGCGCGCCATCTCCCGTTCACCGGCCACCGCTAGCCTGCCCCGCATGCGGTGGTCCCGACTGGTCATGTCCGTACTGGCCCTCACCATCGGCCTGACCGGCCCTGCCGAGGCCGCCCCAGCCGATGTCCGGGTGCTGACCTGGAACATCTGGCGCGGCGGCCTCGGCGCGGGCGCGGACAACCTGCCCCGGCTGCTGGACCAGGTCGTGGCGACCCGCCCGGACGTGCTGCTCGCGGTGGAGACCTACGGCTCGGGCGAGAAGATCCGCCAGGCGCTGACCGACCGGGCGGGCAAGGGCCGCTACTCCGGCACCCAGATCACGCCGAGCAGCACCGGCGGCGACAACCTGTGGATCTTCACCCGCTACCCGGTGACCAGGACCTATCCGGCCCCGGCCGGTGGCAAGGTCAGCGCGTTCAACTTCGGCGGCGTCCAGGTCCGGCTGCCCGGCGGCAGGCACCTCAACCTGTTCGACACCTGGCTGCCCTAC from Crossiella sp. CA-258035 harbors:
- the pqqC gene encoding pyrroloquinoline-quinone synthase PqqC; amino-acid sequence: MAASQDVLSREDFLAALRGLSHRYWGTHPFHQRMHAGELSEHELRTWAANRWYYQCMLPQKDAAIISNCPLPEVRRHWLDRIVYHDGRTEGEGGAESWLRLCQAVGLSREEVLDQRHVAPGTRFAVDAYVTFARQQPWIIGIASGLTEMFAGHLMRQRVADVLANYAWIRREDLAYFTTRIDKVAGEGKETVDLVLEHCVTRELQDAAVAALSFKCDVLWSMLDSIERAAAKG
- a CDS encoding DUF5937 family protein, with the protein product MLLRCDAVTVANIRLSHSPIMEAVWWLNLAARGGRHPVFGDTGALARDALGAAEVDLVTDLLAPEGNHYTPDLLTPQPRPGAPAEVFQAQLADLAGSSAEVVHTQLRYAEDHWGRPVSARVRRLAEAGTLAGRLAEGIETFWRLALAEGWDRIEALAEADLNDRARTLATRGVGTLLSTLDPKCHWTGSAVTVDKPYSVDLDLSGQAIVLVPSVLSWPKFMLQCDDKRQVALYYPAARIGLRGRRDPAELARVVGATRAALLADLDAPRSTAELAHRHELAAATVSYHLGALRRTGLVTARRDGRFVLYQRSAQADALLAAS
- the pqqA gene encoding pyrroloquinoline quinone precursor peptide PqqA, coding for METREVWTRPEFTEYDTPMEVTAYAARMD
- the pqqB gene encoding pyrroloquinoline quinone biosynthesis protein PqqB, which encodes MRVLLLGTAAGGGFPQWNCACRMCAAGRDGQLAHRSQDGIAVSATGERWFLVNASPDIRAQLLAHNQFRPKPPRDTPLRGVLLTDAELDHSLGLMLLREGDDLDVWAPAAVLHGLTEDFGLRGVLAHYRSWSWHTVEPGTAFTLGGELAVTAFPVSGKRPRYATESTMDGPWVVAYRITDPATGGALVYAPCLREWPEGFDEFVGDADCVIIDGTFHSAAEMSGATGKKADADQKSMGHIPIAGPGGGLDVLSRFPSKRRILTHLNNTNPVLDPDSPEHAEVLAAGVSAPPDGTELEL
- a CDS encoding class F sortase is translated as MGRSLYPGETKRDNRARVAGLGLLGVALACLAAGLSASQLTTTVVGEPVAVENPPPSPLRARPLTDLGDAPLIRWGQPGGGNPAQPTTTTTTPPKPGQPNQITQPAGGQRPGTVRLPEGGTATLVRREVAPDGVLPVPDGVRDATWWGAGLDAAKGATVLAGHVNWKGATGPFAELWRSDKGQKVTVKDATGKTHNYRITEVHTVHKDQLPQRAESLFAQTGNHRLVLVTCGGEWVGGQLGYDDNRIVVAERA
- the pqqD gene encoding pyrroloquinoline quinone biosynthesis peptide chaperone PqqD — protein: MSEITGTTRPRLRRGVRLSYDKVRETHVLLFPEGVLVPNPTAAAVLSHCDGVNDVDAVVKLLSERYQGVSVSDVAELLIALRERRIVELEVPDA
- a CDS encoding pentapeptide repeat-containing protein, which translates into the protein MPNTRRSARDAVRLRPLRWWWIGGAVLLVLGLGVATGFALWPRATSLTDAERERAAMEAIRTALTAAGGTAAALALLLAVRRQRTTEVALDLQDLAATDTRHDATERRVTELYTKAAEQLGSDKAPVRLAGLHALERLAQGTPEHRQTIVNVLCAYLRMPVADPDPGQERQVRLTAQHILAAHLRPDRDADGQMTNDNFWPGIALDLSGATLVEFNLSGGEVGAAVFVGTAFEGDARFSATRFTGRALFTHAVFNGNARFARAVFADKAVFRSARFAGEASFRNAEFHGDTGFRGARFEQDAWFTNTAFRNDAWFTSARFDRCARLTGASFRGDSRFAEVRFAGPAWIRQVHFHGDASFHQARFEDTAAFTGTRFDGAAGFAEAHFAAAVLFTGARLPEPR
- the pqqE gene encoding pyrroloquinoline quinone biosynthesis protein PqqE, which produces MPEAEPPLGMLAELTHRCPLHCPYCSNPLELIAKNNELSTEQWRSVLTQARELGVLQVHMSGGEPLARHDLRELVEHASELGCYVNLVTSGLGLTEPVLRELADRGLAHVQLSIQDSDPVRGNQVAGARAHDRKLAAAEVVRKVGLPLTGNVVLTRLNHDRIGEIIAMAEAMGVDRLELANTQYYGWALKNRAQLMPTRAQLATAEPIVRAATKRLAGRMQVVYVVADYYEDYPKPCMHGWGARQLTVAPNGDVLPCPAATAISTLELENVKDRPLAEIWYQGESFNAYRGTDWMSETCRACPRKETDFGGCRCQAFLLTGDAAATDPVCSRSPDRPIIDTILARHHEAAEPLDAPLAMRWLATERGAR
- a CDS encoding PQQ-dependent sugar dehydrogenase — protein: MHARRRTVIGAVVAAATATAAFAAPMATASEASPMAIKQIASGLNQAWAVDWLPDGTALFTEKDSKKIRKIDKAGKVSDVQTIPGVSVTKEAGLLGIAVSPTYAADQLVFIYYTTGSDNRIAKLKLGQAPQPIVTGIPRGSSFHHGGRIAFGPDGFLYAGTGDGQNSANGQNKNSLGGKILRITKDGAAAPGNPFNSRVYSYGHRNVQGLTWVGAQLYATDIGASKVDELNKIDAGKNYGWSTCEGPCGNPGMTNPVKTWSTSSATPSGLAHYKGSLYIASLKGGTYKTNLSGSGGKIYTNLGRTRAAQAAPDGSLWIITPGGIYTSDGN